From Saccharibacillus brassicae:
AGATATATTGAAATTGAAAAGATTTAAAATTTAGAAATTAGGATGTCAAGGTAAGAAAAATTTTTATGTATAATCGTAAAAAGTGTCAAGCCGGCTGTCTTAAGCAATATTTAAACAGCCGGTTTAGCGTTAAAAGAAGTTATAATAAAATGAATAATATATTTAATACATTTAAGTGGAACGCAATTGCACTGGAGGTAACAGAAGATATGAGATTGCTTTGCTCAAATATTTTACCTTTGCGTATCGAAGAGTCCCAGACAGCATTTATTGAGTACTTTAATGAAGCTGCTTCCAATGCTGATTGTTTAGAAATAGCTGTTGGGTATGTTTCGAAAGCAGCTCTGAAGGAGTTGCAAAGAGTTGTTGAAGAGAATAGTATCAATAAAGTTTGCTTAAATATCGGAATGTATTATTTAGAAGGAATGCCAGAAGGTACTTATCACGCGGCTATGTCACTCAACCAAGCTTGGAAAGAATCAGATATTGATGGCGAAGTGCGAATGGTTAAAGCTTTTAAATATCACGGAAAACTATATGCTTTTTACAAAAATGGAAAACCCATAGCTGGAATTGTAGGATCTCATAATTTAGGCGCCATAAAACTAGAAGCATCTAATTTGCGGCAATACGAAGTTTCAACAGTTACTGAAATCTCGGAAGAAGTAGAAGAAATAACAAATATTATTCAAAAACTAAAAAAAACGAACTGTTCTTCTAATATTGAAGAGTTGCAAGTTCCACTAGTTCGTGAACTTAATAACGCATTAGTCGATCAAGAATTTGTTGCGAAAATTACGTCTGATGAGATTGATGCTTATAAGAGAAAAATGACGAATATATCTTTTGAAATTCCTTTGAAAGTACCTAAAGACCATGAAGATCCTAAAATGCGAGGTTCTAACATAAACGTATGCTATGCAAATGGAAGAAAAAGGGTTTGGTGGGAAATAGAGATAGTAGTGGGGAAAGAAATAAGAGATCTACCTGGTTACCCAGCACATCAAGTACCTTTTATGGCAATAACTGATGATGGATGGAAATTTAAAGTATGGACCTGTGGTCAAAATAACAAAAATCTGTACTCTAAAGATGACTTGAAAATAATGGGACGTTGGATAAAAGGTCGCCTTGTATCTGCAGGTTTAGTAGAATCAGTAAACCAAGTTGAGAAGGATACCTTGTTTGAAGGAA
This genomic window contains:
- a CDS encoding restriction endonuclease PLD domain-containing protein, which translates into the protein MNNIFNTFKWNAIALEVTEDMRLLCSNILPLRIEESQTAFIEYFNEAASNADCLEIAVGYVSKAALKELQRVVEENSINKVCLNIGMYYLEGMPEGTYHAAMSLNQAWKESDIDGEVRMVKAFKYHGKLYAFYKNGKPIAGIVGSHNLGAIKLEASNLRQYEVSTVTEISEEVEEITNIIQKLKKTNCSSNIEELQVPLVRELNNALVDQEFVAKITSDEIDAYKRKMTNISFEIPLKVPKDHEDPKMRGSNINVCYANGRKRVWWEIEIVVGKEIRDLPGYPAHQVPFMAITDDGWKFKVWTCGQNNKNLYSKDDLKIMGRWIKGRLVSAGLVESVNQVEKDTLFEGMITEEILEQYGRKSITLTKTTLRTTTEDGTEMDVWMLSFLPHNEDVGEI